In the Deinococcus cellulosilyticus NBRC 106333 = KACC 11606 genome, TGGTCTGACCCCGGAAATGTGGACCAGTTGCATGTAGAGCATTCGGCCTGGAAAGGTCAGAATAAACCATGGCGAAACGTAAGTTGACCGACGAGCAGATCGTAGACCTCCTCAAAGAAGGCGAAAAAGGCGAACTCAGCGTTGCCGAGCTGTGCCGCAAGTACAACATCAGCGAGCCCACCTACTACAACCTCAAAGCCAAGTACCAGGGCACCACCACAGCCGAACTCAAACGATTAAAGCAGCTGGAACAGGAAAATGCCCGTCTTCTCAAGCTGGTCGGCCAGCTCACCTTGGAGAACTCTGCGATC is a window encoding:
- a CDS encoding transposase, coding for MAKRKLTDEQIVDLLKEGEKGELSVAELCRKYNISEPTYYNLKAKYQGTTTAELKRLKQLEQENARLLKLVGQLTLENSAIKEVLKKKW